Proteins found in one Pempheris klunzingeri isolate RE-2024b chromosome 6, fPemKlu1.hap1, whole genome shotgun sequence genomic segment:
- the plppr3b gene encoding phospholipid phosphatase-related protein type 3, translating to MMMMMSSEKMKKKPPKDSLTLLPCFYFVELPIVASSMASLYFLELTDVVQPALVGFRCRDRELSMPYVDGGDELIPLLMLLSLAFAAPAASIMLVEGLIYCLQSRLKLRRPEGSINAGGCNFNSFLRRTVRFVGVHVFGLCATALVTDIIQLSTGYHAPFFLTVCKPNYTLAGVSCDGNAYITKDICSGHDQHAIMAARKTFPSQHATLSAFAAVYVSMYFNSTISDSTKLLKPVLVFAFAIAAALTGLTQITQHRSHPIDVYVGFLIGAFIAAYLAFHAVANFKSSDDIALAPPPPPPKEDPLRALTERGHESVYNKGPASASESNDEIAAAPAPLDRLEGLGPLQREPDSMGSLKRASVDVELLAARSPMGKETMLTFSNTLPRASMNVNGVLGANAAPEDLVQPVQPVQRRLKAVQVPLDPMRSQQLVSEWKQKSMEMRGLSVRDEAEPDASEDGSEVGSVGTDEGGAQAPNYQPGVHSGRAAASRNPTPPPGGAKAVVTPRPPQIPEAGPPPVSPKSALTRAKWLAIREKTSGDGSTRGAANQPRLMQVIAMSKQQGLLPSSSSGEKSSETTSTCSGTSSTTDSQREGSGIITVDAHAPHHPVVQAPALPQAPPLAGNNNPWEWAGATNGGDPRDTYDLNSLNRGDSAARGSSFRPHRSASPRSAMDPDAASPPPHPQVERSADAQRREMVMRRKTALVLLDREIRNQSEQESYYKSLQGRRLRD from the exons atgatgatgatgatgagctcagagaagatgaagaagaagccTCCTAAGGACAGCCTGACTCTGCTGCCATGTTTCTACTTTGTGGAG ctgccCATCGTGGCGTCCTCCATGGCGTCCTTGTACTTCCTGGAGCTGACTGACGTGGTCCAGCCGGCGCTGGTCGGGTTCCGGTGTCGTGACCGAGAGCTCAGCATGCCGTACGTGGACGGAGGAGACGAGCTGATCccactgctgatgctgctgagcCTCGCCTTCGCCGCGCCGGCCGCCtcc ATCATGCTAGTTGAGGGTCTCATCTACTGCCTGCAGTCCAGACTGAAGCTGCGTCGCCCTGAAGGAAGCATCAACGCTGGAGGCTGCAACTTCAACTCCTTCCTGAGGAGGACGGTCCGCTTCGTAG GTGTGCACGTGTTCGGTCTGTGTGCGACGGCGCTGGTCACTGACATCATTCAGCTGTCGACAGGTTACCACGCCCCGTTCTTCCTGACGGTCTGCAAGCCAAACTACACGCTCGCCGGCGTCTCCTGTGACGGAAACGCTTACATCACTAAAGACATCTGCTCCGGACACGACCAGCACGCCATCATGGCCGCAAG GAAAACTTTTCCTTCCCAGCATGCTACTCTGTCCGCCTTCGCTGCTGTTTATGTTTCT ATGTATTTTAACTCGACCATTTCCGACAGCACCAAGCTGCTGAAACCCGTCCTGGTTTTTGCGTTTGCCATTGCGGCGGCGTTAACGGGTCTGACTCAGATCACGCAGCATCGCAGCCATCCCATTGACGTCTATGTGGGCTTCCTCATCGGGGCCTTCATCGCCGCCTACCTG GCTTTTCACGCCGTCGCCAATTTCAAGTCCTCTGATGACATCGCTCTggccccaccccccccacccccgaaGGAGGACCCTCTAAGAGCGCTGACGGAGCGAGGACACGAGTCGGTCTACAACAAGGGCCCTGCCTCTGCCTCAGAGAGTAACGACGAGATAGCGGCGGCCCCAGCCCCCCTGGACCGGCTGGAGGGCCTGGGGCCGCTGCAGAGGGAGCCGGACTCCATGGGGAGCCTGAAGAGGGCCAGTGTGGATGTGGAGCTGCTGGCTGCTCGCAGCCCCATGGGGAAGGAGACCATGCTGACCTTCAGCAACACACTGCCCCGGGCCAGCATGAACGTCAATGGCGTGCTGGGGGCCAACGCGGCACCAGAGGACCTGGTGCAGCCGGTGCAGCCGGTGCAGCGGCGCCTGAAGGCCGTGCAGGTTCCCCTGGACCCGATGCGTTCACAGCAGCTGGTGTCGGAGTGGAAGCAGAAGTCGATGGAAATGAGAGGCCTGAGCGTCCGGGACGAGGCGGAGCCTGATGCCAGCGAGGACGGCTCTGAGGTGGGCTCTGTGGGGACGGACGAAGGGGGGGCTCAGGCCCCCAACTACCAGCCTGGAGTGCATTCAGGGAGGGCAGCCGCTAGTCGcaaccccaccccacctccAGGGGGCGCCAAAGCTGTGGTGACTCCCAGACCACCGCAGATCCCTGAAGCAGGACCCCCCCCGGTGTCCCCAAAGAGTGCCCTAACCCGGGCCAAATGGCTCGCCATCCGTGAGAAGACAAGTGGTGACGGGTCGACCCGCGGCGCCGCCAACCAGCCACGACTCATGCAGGTCATAGCCATGTCGAAGCAGCAGggcctcctcccctcttcctcctcgggGGAGAAATCCTCTGAGaccacctccacctgctctggcacctcctccaccactgactCGCAGCGGGAGGGCTCAGGGATCATCACGGTGGACGCCCACGCTCCTCACCATCCTGTCGTCCAAGCCCCAGCCCTGCCTCAAGCCCCGCCCCTTGCAGGTAACAACAACCCATGGGAGTGGGCGGGGGCTACCAATGGGGGCGACCCACGAGACACCTACGACCTCAACAGCCTGAACCGGGGGGACTCTGCCGCCCGAGGCAGCAGCTTCCGGCCACACCGATCCGCCTCGCCACGCTCGGCCATGGACCCGGACGCAGCCTCGCCCCCACCTCATCCACAGGTGGAGAGGTCAGCGGATGCTCAGCGCCGGGAGATGGTGATGAGACGCAAGACGGCTCTGGTCCTGTTGGACCGAGAGATTCGTAACCAGAGTGAGCAGGAGAGCTACTACAAGAGCCTGCAGGGACGGCGCCTCAGGGATTAG
- the med16 gene encoding mediator of RNA polymerase II transcription subunit 16 codes for MELAYVCEWEKRPKSTHCPSIPLVCSWSCRNLVAFTTDLKNDDDDKDVSHMIHIIDTEHPWDVYSINSGHTEVISCLEWDQSGSRLLSADGDGQIKCWSMSEHLVNSWESVLSSSVDGDPIVALSWLHNGVKLALHVEMSGSTNFGEKFSRVKFSPSLTLFGGKPMEGWLAVTVSGLVTVSLLKPGGALLTASESLCRLRGRVALADIAFTGGGNIVVAATDGSSSSPVQFYKVVVSVVSEKCRIDTELLPSLFLRCTTDPLRREKYPAVTHLKFLTRENSEQVLLCASNQSGSIVECWSLRKEGLPVNNIFQHRSPVVGEKQPTILKWRILTTTSDLERVSAVALPKLPISISNTDLKVASDTKFCPGLGLALAFHDGSIQILHRLSLHTMGVFYGSSSSSAQRPGDPDAAIKRQRTTGPALHFKALQFSWTSLALAGVDNHGKLHMLRVSPSMGQVLEMNTTLRHLLFLLEYCMVTGYDWWDVLLHVQPTMVHNLVEKLHEEYMRQNQALQQVLATRIVAVKASLCKLSTATAARACDFHAKLLLIAISSTLKSLLRPHVLNTPDKSPGDRLAEICAKNTDTDIDKVMINLKTEEFVLDGPPLQSLQQLIQWVGDFVLYLLANLPNQGSMVRPGFGFMRDGASLGMLREMLVMIRIWGLLKPGCLPTFTATSDNQDSMQLLFRLLTKLWLCSRDDGPPQDPDESLIDECCLLPSQLLVPSMDWLPVNDGVIVRLQGKHPLRLQFGKALSLPGGGATTPLEVFTRSPGSQRMDNLRCVHMGVCPTEDSKACTRCGCVTMLRSPNKTNAMKQWEQRWIKNCLCGGLWRRIPPTLS; via the exons ATGGAGCTGGCGTACGTGTGTGAGTGGGAGAAACGTCCGAAGAGCACCCACTGTCCGTCCATCCCTCTGGTCTGCTCCTGGTCCTGCAGGAACCTGGTGGCCTTCACCACCGACTTGAAGAACGACGACGACGACAAAG atgttAGTCACATGATTCACATCATCGACACTGAGCACCCCTGGGACGTTTACTCCATCAACTCTGGACACACTGAGGTCATTTCCTGTCTGGAGTGGGACCAATCAG GGTCACGGCTGCTGTCGGCCGACGGCGACGGTCAGATTAAGTGCTGGTCGATGTCGGAGCACCTGGTGAACAGCTGGGAGAGCGTGCTGTCCAGCTCGGTGGACGGAGACCCCATCGTCGCTCTCAGCTGGCTGCACAACGGGGTGAAGCTGGCGCTGCACGTGGAGATG TCAGGTTCTACCAACTTTGGAGAGAAATTTTCGCGGGTTAAGTTCTCTCCATCTTTGACGCTGTTTGGCGGGAAGCCGATGGAGGGATGGTTGGCAGTGACGGTGAGCGGTTTGGTCACCGTATCGCTGCTAAAGCCTGGCGGCGCCCTGCTGACAGCGAGCGAGAGCCTCTGCCGGCTCCGAGGACGCGTGGCGCTGGCCGACATCGCCTTCACCGGGGGAGGGAACATCGTGGTGGCGGCGACCGACGGCAGCAGCTCGTCCCCCGTCCAGTTCTACAAG gTGGTGGTGAGCGTGGTGAGTGAAAAGTGTCGCATCGACACCGAGCTGCTACCGTCTCTGTTCCTGCGCTGCACCACCGACCCCCTGAGGAGGGAAAAGTACCCCGCCGTCACTCACCTCAAGTTCCTCACCAGGGAGAACTCTGAGCAG GTTCTGCTGTGTGCGTCCAATCAGAGCGGCAGCATCGTGGAGTGCTGGTCTCTCAGGAAGGAGGGACTTCCTGTCAACAACATCTTCCAGCACCGCTCGCCAGTCG TCGGGGAGAAGCAGCCGACCATCCTGAAGTGGAGGATCCTGACGACCACCAGCGACCTGGAGCGAGTGTCAGCCGTCGCTCTGCCCAAACTGCCCATCTCTATCTCCAACACTGACTTGAAGGTGGCATCAGACACAAAGTTCTGTCCCGGACTGG GTCTGGCTCTGGCCTTCCATGATGGCAGCATCCAGATCCTCCACCGCCTATCCCTCCACACCATGGGCGTTTTCTacggctcctcctcctcctccgcccagCGGCCCGGAGACCCCGACGCCGCCATCAAACGCCAGCGGACCACAGGCCCCGCCCTCCACTTCAAGGCCCTGCAGTTCTCCTGGACCTCACTGGCACTGGCAGGGGTCGACAACCATGGCAAG CTCCACATGCTGAGGGTGTCGCCCTCTATGGGCCAGGTGCTGGAGATGAACACCACGCTGCGCCACCTGTTGTTCCTGCTGGAGTACTGCATGGTGACGGGCTACGACTGGTGGGATGTCCTGCTGCATGTGCAGCCCACCATGGTCCACAACCTGGTGGAGAAGCTGCACGAGGAGTACATGAGGCAGAACCAGGCCCTGCAGCAG GTTCTGGCAACGCGGATCGTGGCGGTGAAGGCGTCGCTCTGTAAACTTTCCACGGCAACGGCGGCTCGAGCCTGCGACTTCCACGCCAAACTGCTGCTGATCGCCATCAGCTCCACCCTAAAGTCTCTGCTGAGGCCGCACGTCCTCAACACACCTGACAAGAGCCCAGGTGACCGGCTGGCCGAGATCTGTGCCAAGAACACTGACACAG ATATTGATAAGGTGATGATCAATCTGAAGACGGAGGAGTTTGTGTTGGACGGCCCTCCCCTTCAGTCCCTTCAGCAGCTCATCCAGTGGGTCGGAGACTTTGTCCTCTACCTGCTCGCCAACCTGCCCAACCAG GGCTCCATGGTCCGGCCCGGGTTCGGCTTCATGAGGGACGGGGCGTCTCTGGGGATGCTGAGGGAGATGCTGGTGATGATCAGGATCTGGGGTCTGCTGAAGCCCGGCTGCCTGCCCACCTTCACCGCCACATCGGACAACCAGGACAGCATGCAGCTGCTCTTCAGACTGCTCACCAAGCTGTGGCTCTGCT ccCGGGACGACGGCCCCCCCCAGGACCCCGATGAGAGCCTGATTGACGAGTGCTGCCTGCTGCCCAGTCAGCTGCTGGTCCCCAGCATGGACTGGCTGCCCGTCAACGACGGCGTCATCGTCAGGCTGCAGGGGAAACACCCCCTCAGGCTGCAGTTTGGGAAGGCCCTGTCCCTGCCTGGAGGGGGCGCCACCACCCCCCTGGAGGTCTTcaccag gagtccTGGCTCTCAGAGGATGGATAACCTGCGTTGTGTCCACATGGGCGTCTGTCCCACTGAGGACAGCAAGgcctgcaccag GTGCGGCTGTGTGACGATGCTTCGTTCTCCAAACAAGACGAACGCCATGAAGCAGTGGGAGCAGCGCTGGATCAAAAACTGTctgtgtggaggtctgtggaggAGGATCCCCCCAACGCTCAGCTGA
- the tmem259 gene encoding membralin isoform X2 has translation MSENQANNNNVPLNNNNNNNMGPNRIRNPNMNQNPLINVRDRLFHALFFKMAVTYARLFPPSFRRVFEFFVLLKALFVLFILAYIHIAFSRSPINCLEVVRERWPRDGILRVEIQRNSSRAAVVLHYYDSADLQEELEVEEGGGGGAAAGGGGGGVAGLSLAALLGEEEDEEEMTLEMFDNSSVQFELDIEPRLKPSLIGGAAAGGGGGGGGGGGVNDSQDVSFSQATKVWPQEEYIVEYSLEYGFLRLSQSTRQRLHIPVMVVTLDPMKDECFGDGFSRFLLDEFLGYDDILMSSVKALAENEENKGFLRNVVSGEHYRFVSMWMARTSYLAAFVIMVIFTLSVSMLLRYSHHQIFVFIVDLLQMLEMNMTIAFPAAPLLTVILALVGMEAIMSEFFNDTTTAFYIILIVWLADQYDAICCHTNTSKRHWLRFFYLYHFAFYAYHYRFNGQYSSLALVTSWLFIQHSMIYFFHHYELPAILQQIRIQEMLLQNQQAAQANQTALQDNLNNNHSTAAAGPGPGPGPASTTQPGPSSIQTDPQSSSSSPREAGGSGEVRSELNWVAQTAAIITEALSSSSQSPSSSDPVEEVNGGGVSGGRGAAGTAEGGVAELWTGGSGGEEDLKVVSVEIKPAAGGADASPSPPIRGLQTAEAGPSEAAPPQTDCPPPQSSETDWDCSATRQQSSCQTPS, from the exons atGTCTGAGAACCAggccaacaacaacaacgtccctctgaacaacaacaacaacaacaacatgggACCCAATCGGATCCGAAACCCCAACATGAACCAGAACCCCCTCATCAACGTCCGAGACCGCCTCTTCCATGCCCTCTTCTTCAAGATGGCCGTCACTTACGCCCGCCTCTTCCCTCCGTCCTTCAGGAGAGTCTTTGAGTTCTTCGTCCTGCTCAAG GCGCTCTTCGTCCTCTTCATCCTCGCCTACATCCACATTGCCTTCTCTCGCTCGCCCATCAACTGTCTGGAGGTGGTGAGGGAGCGCTGGCCCCGTGATGGCATCCTGCGGGTGGAGATCCAGAGAAACTCCAGCCGAGCCGCTGTCGTCCTGCATTACTACGACTCCGCCGAcctccaggaggagctggaggtggaggaggggggaggaggaggagcagcagcaggaggaggaggaggaggagtggccGGCCTCAGCCTGGCGGCGCTGCTGGgcgaagaggaggacgaggaggagatgACCCTGGAGATGTTTGACAACAGCTCAGTGCAG TTTGAGTTGGACATCGAGCCTCGCCTGAAGCCGTCTCTGAtcggaggagcagcagcaggaggaggaggaggaggaggaggaggaggaggagtgaacGACAGCCAGGACGTCTCCTTCAGTCAGGCCACTAAAG TCTGGCCACAGGAGGAGTACATCGTGGAATATTCTCTGGAGTACGGATTCCTGCGTCTGTCTCAGAGCACCAGACAGAGACTCCACATCCCCGTCATGGTCGTCACTCTGG ACCCCATGAAGGACGAGTGTTTTGGCGACGGCTTCAGTCGCTTCCTGCTGGATGAGTTTCTGGGCTACGACGACATCCTGATGTCCAGCGTGAAGGCGCTTGCTGAGAACGAGGAGAACAAAG GGTTCCTGAGGAACGTGGTGTCTGGAGAACATTACCGCTTCGTCAGCATGTGGATGGCCAGGACGTCTTACCTGGCCGCCTTCGTCATCATGGTCATATTC actCTGTCAGTGTCTATGCTGCTCCGATACTCTCATCACCAGATCTTCGTCTTCATCG TGGATCTTCTTCAGATGTTGGAGATGAACATGACCATCGCCTTCCCAGCAGCCCCTCTGCTCACCGTCATTCTGGCGCTCGTCG GAATGGAGGCCATCATGTCGGAGTTCTTCAATGACACGACCACGGCGTTCTACATCATCCTCATCGTCTGGTTGGCCGATCAGTACGACGCCATCTGCTGCCACACCAACACCAGCAAACGCCACTGGCTGAG gTTCTTCTACCTGTATCACTTCGCCTTCTACGCCTACCACTACCGCTTCAACGGCCAGTACAGCAGCCTGGCCCTGGTCACCTCCTGGCTCTTCATCCAG CACTCCATGATCTACTTCTTCCACCATTACGAGCTCCCGGCCATCCTGCAGCAGATCCGGATCCAGGAGATGCTGCTCCAGAATCAGCAGGCGGCTCAGGCCAACCAGACCGCCCTGCAGGACAACCTCAACAACAACCAcagtactgctgctgcaggaccgggaccaggaccaggacctgcCAGCACCACCCAGCCCGGACCCAGCAGCATCCAGACCGAcccccagtcctcctcctcctccccccgaGAAGCAGGAGGGTCAGGGGAGGTCAGGTCGGAGCTCAACTGGGTCGCTCAGACCGCCGCCATAATCACTGAGGCGctgtcctcctccagccagAGCCCCTCCTCATCTGACCCTGTCGAAGAGGTCAATGGAGGAGGCGTGtcgggggggcggggggcagCAGGAACAGCAGAGGGGGGTGTGGCTGAGCTCTGGACGGGAGGATCTGGAGGTGAAGAGGATCTGAAAGTTGTTTCAGTCGAAATCAAACCTGCAGCAGGAGGCGCCGACGCTTCACCCAGCCCTCCAATCAGAGGGCTCCAGACGGCGGAGGCGGGGCCCTCAGAGGCCGCCCCCCCACAGAcagactgcccccccccacagagtTCAGAAACAGACTGGGACTGCAGCGCAACACGGCAGCAGAGCTCCTGTCAGACCCCGTCCTGA
- the tmem259 gene encoding membralin isoform X1, whose translation MSENQANNNNVPLNNNNNNNMGPNRIRNPNMNQNPLINVRDRLFHALFFKMAVTYARLFPPSFRRVFEFFVLLKALFVLFILAYIHIAFSRSPINCLEVVRERWPRDGILRVEIQRNSSRAAVVLHYYDSADLQEELEVEEGGGGGAAAGGGGGGVAGLSLAALLGEEEDEEEMTLEMFDNSSVQFELDIEPRLKPSLIGGAAAGGGGGGGGGGGVNDSQDVSFSQATKGMKSELEVMTRAVWPQEEYIVEYSLEYGFLRLSQSTRQRLHIPVMVVTLDPMKDECFGDGFSRFLLDEFLGYDDILMSSVKALAENEENKGFLRNVVSGEHYRFVSMWMARTSYLAAFVIMVIFTLSVSMLLRYSHHQIFVFIVDLLQMLEMNMTIAFPAAPLLTVILALVGMEAIMSEFFNDTTTAFYIILIVWLADQYDAICCHTNTSKRHWLRFFYLYHFAFYAYHYRFNGQYSSLALVTSWLFIQHSMIYFFHHYELPAILQQIRIQEMLLQNQQAAQANQTALQDNLNNNHSTAAAGPGPGPGPASTTQPGPSSIQTDPQSSSSSPREAGGSGEVRSELNWVAQTAAIITEALSSSSQSPSSSDPVEEVNGGGVSGGRGAAGTAEGGVAELWTGGSGGEEDLKVVSVEIKPAAGGADASPSPPIRGLQTAEAGPSEAAPPQTDCPPPQSSETDWDCSATRQQSSCQTPS comes from the exons atGTCTGAGAACCAggccaacaacaacaacgtccctctgaacaacaacaacaacaacaacatgggACCCAATCGGATCCGAAACCCCAACATGAACCAGAACCCCCTCATCAACGTCCGAGACCGCCTCTTCCATGCCCTCTTCTTCAAGATGGCCGTCACTTACGCCCGCCTCTTCCCTCCGTCCTTCAGGAGAGTCTTTGAGTTCTTCGTCCTGCTCAAG GCGCTCTTCGTCCTCTTCATCCTCGCCTACATCCACATTGCCTTCTCTCGCTCGCCCATCAACTGTCTGGAGGTGGTGAGGGAGCGCTGGCCCCGTGATGGCATCCTGCGGGTGGAGATCCAGAGAAACTCCAGCCGAGCCGCTGTCGTCCTGCATTACTACGACTCCGCCGAcctccaggaggagctggaggtggaggaggggggaggaggaggagcagcagcaggaggaggaggaggaggagtggccGGCCTCAGCCTGGCGGCGCTGCTGGgcgaagaggaggacgaggaggagatgACCCTGGAGATGTTTGACAACAGCTCAGTGCAG TTTGAGTTGGACATCGAGCCTCGCCTGAAGCCGTCTCTGAtcggaggagcagcagcaggaggaggaggaggaggaggaggaggaggaggagtgaacGACAGCCAGGACGTCTCCTTCAGTCAGGCCACTAAAGGTATGAAGTCTGAGCTGGAGGTGATGACCAGAGCAG TCTGGCCACAGGAGGAGTACATCGTGGAATATTCTCTGGAGTACGGATTCCTGCGTCTGTCTCAGAGCACCAGACAGAGACTCCACATCCCCGTCATGGTCGTCACTCTGG ACCCCATGAAGGACGAGTGTTTTGGCGACGGCTTCAGTCGCTTCCTGCTGGATGAGTTTCTGGGCTACGACGACATCCTGATGTCCAGCGTGAAGGCGCTTGCTGAGAACGAGGAGAACAAAG GGTTCCTGAGGAACGTGGTGTCTGGAGAACATTACCGCTTCGTCAGCATGTGGATGGCCAGGACGTCTTACCTGGCCGCCTTCGTCATCATGGTCATATTC actCTGTCAGTGTCTATGCTGCTCCGATACTCTCATCACCAGATCTTCGTCTTCATCG TGGATCTTCTTCAGATGTTGGAGATGAACATGACCATCGCCTTCCCAGCAGCCCCTCTGCTCACCGTCATTCTGGCGCTCGTCG GAATGGAGGCCATCATGTCGGAGTTCTTCAATGACACGACCACGGCGTTCTACATCATCCTCATCGTCTGGTTGGCCGATCAGTACGACGCCATCTGCTGCCACACCAACACCAGCAAACGCCACTGGCTGAG gTTCTTCTACCTGTATCACTTCGCCTTCTACGCCTACCACTACCGCTTCAACGGCCAGTACAGCAGCCTGGCCCTGGTCACCTCCTGGCTCTTCATCCAG CACTCCATGATCTACTTCTTCCACCATTACGAGCTCCCGGCCATCCTGCAGCAGATCCGGATCCAGGAGATGCTGCTCCAGAATCAGCAGGCGGCTCAGGCCAACCAGACCGCCCTGCAGGACAACCTCAACAACAACCAcagtactgctgctgcaggaccgggaccaggaccaggacctgcCAGCACCACCCAGCCCGGACCCAGCAGCATCCAGACCGAcccccagtcctcctcctcctccccccgaGAAGCAGGAGGGTCAGGGGAGGTCAGGTCGGAGCTCAACTGGGTCGCTCAGACCGCCGCCATAATCACTGAGGCGctgtcctcctccagccagAGCCCCTCCTCATCTGACCCTGTCGAAGAGGTCAATGGAGGAGGCGTGtcgggggggcggggggcagCAGGAACAGCAGAGGGGGGTGTGGCTGAGCTCTGGACGGGAGGATCTGGAGGTGAAGAGGATCTGAAAGTTGTTTCAGTCGAAATCAAACCTGCAGCAGGAGGCGCCGACGCTTCACCCAGCCCTCCAATCAGAGGGCTCCAGACGGCGGAGGCGGGGCCCTCAGAGGCCGCCCCCCCACAGAcagactgcccccccccacagagtTCAGAAACAGACTGGGACTGCAGCGCAACACGGCAGCAGAGCTCCTGTCAGACCCCGTCCTGA